Below is a genomic region from Listeria swaminathanii.
AATGATAACCCTTACATAAAAATGCTGATTCATCACAACTTCGCTTTTGGCAGAAAGATTTATTGTGATGAGTAACATTTTTGGGTCTCTTTCTATTATAGATTAGAAGCTATTAGAGGGGAATATGAAAAAAGTGCAACTCAGCATTAACTCACGCTTCGTCGCACTTTTTTCCCATTATTATTTGCTGTAAAATTTTTGCTACTTGTACCGCTTCTCCCTTTTTTAATCGTGCATAAGTCACACGGATGACAGCTTCTTTTACCCCGAATAAAAATCCCGGCATCACGAGCAAATCATGCGCTAAAAAAATATCAAAATCGCGGATTGAGCGAAATTCGATTGGCAACTTCACCCATAAATGAAATCCACCTTTTGGCCGAATAAATTCCAGCTCATCTGGTAAAATGGTTTCGAAAGCTTCAATCAAATCGTCGCGCCTTTTTTCTAACACTTGATGCAATTGTTTTAAGTGGGCACTATATCCGGATGTGTTTAACACGCTATTCGCCAGTACTTGCGGAAAAATACTTAAACCAAAATCCATTTCTTGCCTTGCGAGTGCGAGTCGTTCAATCACTGCTGTCGGTCCAATTAGCCAGCCAATCCGCGTGGTTGACCCCATAATTTTCGAAAGCGAGCCAATATACAACACATTATCGGCATCCAGCTGTTTTAATGGCACAGGAATGTCTTTATCAAGCGCCGCCAGTTCGGAAAATGGATCATCTTCCACAATCGGAATTTGCAAGTGCGCACAAATTTTCACCAGTTCTTTGCGTCGTTCCAAACTCATCACGAGCCCAGTCGGATTTTGAAACGTCGGATTAACAAAAACCATTTTGACACGATGCTTATGGTATAAATCGCGTAACTCAGAGATGATCACACCATCCGCGTCCATCGGCAAAGCAAAAATCCGCAACCCTGCAGATTGAAATAACGACAGCGAATAAAAATAAGACGGCGACTCAATCGCTACAGCATCGCCCGGTTTTAATAAACATTGCGTAATTAAAAATAAAGCTTGTTGTGCTCCTGATGTAATAAAAATTTGCTCTGGTCGCGAATTCAATCCGTAGGCGGCCTTCATTTGTTTTTGAATCGTTTCTCGCAAAGGCCTGTAACCCGCTTCGTCTTCCAGTTGCTCCTCGGCAATAAAAGACTGCCACGAAAGACTCGGCGTTTCCATTTTCGGCGTCATTTCCAGTGGAAGTTCCCCGGTTGCAGCATCAATCACCCGTTCCGCATCCACTCGTTCCATGACTCCCGCTTGACGAATATAAGGAACAGCTGGTGTAAAACCGCCTTGTGTCAAATAATGGCGCCAATTCGTCGACTGCCCGGCAAAAAGCCCCCATTTTTCCGCATTAACCGTTGTTCCACTACCTTGTTTGCGAATGATAACAGCCCGCGCCGTAAGTTCATCCAGCGCCCGCACAACCGTCGAACGATTCACGCCAAACAACTCCGCCAACTGTCTTTCTGGAGGCAACTTTTCTTCTGGCAAAAGTTCACCATTCATAATTTTCGTTTCGATTAAATCAACAATTTGTAAATAAATCGGTAAACTGGAATTTTCACTTAACTGCCACATCGGCACATTCCTCCTATATAAATTGGATGGAGAAAACAACATCCAATTGGCTGTTTTTACGAAATGGCTTTTAGCTTATCATAATAGTCAGGTAATTTCAATTAACTTTGATGGAGGTTGTTACTATGGAGAAAAAAGTTGGTACAGATCGTGTAAAACGTGGCATGGCGCAAATGCAAAAAGGTGGCGTCATTATGGATGTAGTTAATGCTGAACAAGCAAAAATCGCGGAAGAAGCTGGTGCAGTTGCCGTTATGGCACTTGAACGGGTTCCTTCCGATATTCGTGCAGCCGGTGGTGTCGCTCGAATGGCTGACCCTCGCATTGTCGAAGAAGTAATGAATGCTGTATCTATCCCTGTTATGGCAAAAGCCCGTATCGGCCATATCACAGAAGCGCGCGTCCTAGAAGCAATGGGCGTGGATTATATTGATGAAAGTGAAGTATTAACTCCCGCCGATGATGAATTCCATTTATTAAAATCAGATTTCACCGTTCCTTTCGTATGTGGTTGCCGAGATATCGGTGAAGCACTGCGCCGTATTGGTGAAGGTGCTGCCATGCTCCGTACAAAAGGAGAACCCGGAACTGGTAATATCGTCGAAGCTGTCCGTCATATGCGCCAAGTAAACGGCCAAATCCGCCAAATCGCTGGTATGACAGATGATGAATTAATGGTTGCCGCTAAAAACTTCGGTGCTCCGTATGAATTAATCAAAGAAATTAAAACACTTGGCAAACTTCCGGTCGTTAATTTTGCCGCCGGTGGTGTTGCGACTCCCGCTGATGCTGCACTAATGATGGAACTTGGAGCAGACGGTGTTTTCGTTGGATCAGGTATCTTCAAATCCGACAACCCAGCAAAATTCGCCAGCGCCATCGTCCAAGCCACTACTTATTATACAGACTATGAATTAATCGGAAAACTGTCCAAAGAGCTAGGTTCCCCGATGAAAGGAATCGAAATGTCTCGCCTTAATCCAGAAGACAGAATGCAAGATCGGAGTATTTAATATGAAAAAAATTGGTGTACTTGCACTTCAAGGTGCAGTCGATGAGCATATCCAAATGATTGAATCTGTCGGTGCTCTCCCTTTTAAAGTAATGCGTTCAAGCGATTTAGATGGACTTGACGGGCTTGTTTTACCCGGCGGAGAAAGTACCACGATGCGCAAAATAATGAAGCGTTATGATTTAATGGAACCTATCCGCGCATTTGCAAGTGAAGGGAAAGCTATTTTTGGAACTTGTGCTGGGCTTGTCCTTTTATCCAAAGAAATTGAAGGCGGCGAAGAAAGCCTTGGATTGCTTGACGCTACCGCAGTTCGTAATGGTTTTGGACGTCAGAAAGAAAGCTTTGAAGCCGAATTAAATGTAGAAACATTTGGTGCAACTCCCTTTGAAGCCGTGTTTATCCGTGCTCCCTACTTAATTGAACTAAGCGATGAAGTCACCATATTAGCGACAATTGACGAGAGAATCGTCGCTGCCCAACAAGCGAATATTCTCGTAACCGCCTTCCATCCTGAATTAACTAATGACAATCGTTGGATGCGTTACTTCCTCGAAAAAATGGTATAAAAAAACACAGCGGAAATCTAAACGATGATTTCCGCTGTGTTTTTTATTTATTTTGCCATAGATTCTATATATGATTTCGCATCTTTTTCCGGAATTCCCTCATAAATATAAAATTCATACATGTATTTCTCTAATGCTGGAAGATACTTCGATACATCTTCGCCAGATCTTCTCATTTTATTAATATTAATCAAAGAAGCATCAATATTTTTTCTTTGTGCCTTCGTCAAATCTTCATAAGGAATATTTTTTTCGTAATAAGAAACCATAACATCCTTACTAATGTCTTTTCGATAAGAATCTCCAACAAACATAAGTACAATTCCCGCTACTACACAAAGGCCTAAAACAATCCCCATTGTGCTAGTAGGGCGAAATCTCCCTTTTGTGGATGAGCGTAGAATGTTAATAATAAGTACGCCAATAGGATAAACTAAAACTAGCGCTCCTCCTAAATACATCATTAATTCACCAGTATTTTGTATCATTAATAATCCTCCTTATAAAATAATTCATTGGTGTCAAAACTTTCTTGAAGACTTGTAACAAGAGGATTATCAATATCAAAGCATCGTTCAATCATTCTGGCATTCGAAAACTCCGTCTCCCAGATTCCCAGAATTACTTTACCATTACGTTTTACATCATATACCCGATATACTTGGGCTTGTCTTGCATCCATAACCCCATTGTAATCGTATAGTTTCGCTTCAATAGAATCGATTTTATGAAACCAGATAATTTTCTTTTTAATTAAGTTACCACTTACTATCGCATTTTTATATAATTTCACATAATTCGTAGCATTCAGCGTACACCAAACAAACCAGATAGCTAAAATTGCCAACATAATCAATTTACTATTAATAGAACCCCGATAAAAAATCCCAATAACAAGCATAATTAAGCAAATAAAAATAGGCAGGATAAAGCGCCCACTCTTGCTTCTTTTCAATAGAAGAATAAGTTCGCCCAGTTCCTCCACACCCGTATTAGACTTATTAAAAAATACTTTAAACATAGAAAACTTGTTCTCAAATTCTTGTTGCAGTTTCTGTTTTCGCTGCCTATTTATCCTGTTTGCAAATAGTATTGCTAATCCTACAAATAAAGCAACACCTAAGAGAGATAACCAGCGGACTAAATTCTCGTCCATGTTCTACAATCCTTTCTTTTTATCAATTCAAGTTTACATAGCAAAAAGGACATCATCCCCCAAATCTATTGCTACACAATGAATTATTATAGCATAAGGAAAATAGCAAATTGATAAAATCTTAGAAAAATAGTTGTGAAAATGTGACGAAAATATGAATACCGATTAAACAATTCCCTTTCTTTACTACTAAAACAGGAAAGAAATCAACGTTTTAAAAATCCACTTTTTTCTATCTTATCAATACCTGCCCATGAAACTGCTTCAAATCAGCCAGAAAATCCTCATGCTGCTTATTAACTAATCGAGGTACCTCATCTTCTTTAAAGTATCTAAGTTCAACAGTCTCCTCATCCCCAGCAGCTAATTCCCCACTCACATATTCCAGTTCAAAAAAGAACGATATCGGCTGCGCTCTATCTCCATTTGGATAACTATCTTCATATTTAGAATATATCC
It encodes:
- a CDS encoding aminotransferase-like domain-containing protein, translated to MWQLSENSSLPIYLQIVDLIETKIMNGELLPEEKLPPERQLAELFGVNRSTVVRALDELTARAVIIRKQGSGTTVNAEKWGLFAGQSTNWRHYLTQGGFTPAVPYIRQAGVMERVDAERVIDAATGELPLEMTPKMETPSLSWQSFIAEEQLEDEAGYRPLRETIQKQMKAAYGLNSRPEQIFITSGAQQALFLITQCLLKPGDAVAIESPSYFYSLSLFQSAGLRIFALPMDADGVIISELRDLYHKHRVKMVFVNPTFQNPTGLVMSLERRKELVKICAHLQIPIVEDDPFSELAALDKDIPVPLKQLDADNVLYIGSLSKIMGSTTRIGWLIGPTAVIERLALARQEMDFGLSIFPQVLANSVLNTSGYSAHLKQLHQVLEKRRDDLIEAFETILPDELEFIRPKGGFHLWVKLPIEFRSIRDFDIFLAHDLLVMPGFLFGVKEAVIRVTYARLKKGEAVQVAKILQQIIMGKKCDEA
- the pdxT gene encoding pyridoxal 5'-phosphate synthase glutaminase subunit PdxT, with the translated sequence MKKIGVLALQGAVDEHIQMIESVGALPFKVMRSSDLDGLDGLVLPGGESTTMRKIMKRYDLMEPIRAFASEGKAIFGTCAGLVLLSKEIEGGEESLGLLDATAVRNGFGRQKESFEAELNVETFGATPFEAVFIRAPYLIELSDEVTILATIDERIVAAQQANILVTAFHPELTNDNRWMRYFLEKMV
- the pdxS gene encoding pyridoxal 5'-phosphate synthase lyase subunit PdxS translates to MEKKVGTDRVKRGMAQMQKGGVIMDVVNAEQAKIAEEAGAVAVMALERVPSDIRAAGGVARMADPRIVEEVMNAVSIPVMAKARIGHITEARVLEAMGVDYIDESEVLTPADDEFHLLKSDFTVPFVCGCRDIGEALRRIGEGAAMLRTKGEPGTGNIVEAVRHMRQVNGQIRQIAGMTDDELMVAAKNFGAPYELIKEIKTLGKLPVVNFAAGGVATPADAALMMELGADGVFVGSGIFKSDNPAKFASAIVQATTYYTDYELIGKLSKELGSPMKGIEMSRLNPEDRMQDRSI